A single genomic interval of Dromiciops gliroides isolate mDroGli1 chromosome 1, mDroGli1.pri, whole genome shotgun sequence harbors:
- the LOC122753545 gene encoding histone H2A-beta, sperm-like — MPEKWSHQGPSHPRTRTRSRSSRAQLQFPVSRVDRFLRQGHYAQRLASGAPVFLAAVLEYLTAEILELAGNAARDNQKSRIAPRHVQLAVRNDAELNQLFGHVTISQGGVLPRIHSELLQPTSRARSTQSHVGHPHTHW, encoded by the coding sequence ATGCCTGAGAAGTGGAGTCACCAAGGACCTTCGCATCCCCGTACCCGAACCCGATCACGCTCCTCAAGGGCCCAGCTGCAGTTCCCCGTGAGCCGCGTGGACCGCTTTCTGCGCCAGGGCCACTATGCCCAGAGACTGGCCTCGGGTGCCCCTGTTTTCCTGGCTGCAGTGTTAGAGTACCTGACTGCTGAGATCCTGGAGCTGGCAGGCAATGCTGCCCGTGACAATCAGAAGAGCCGCATCGCTCCCCGCCATGTGCAGCTGGCGGTGCGCAATGATGCTGAGCTCAACCAGCTCTTTGGCCATGTCACCATCTCTCAGGGCGGAGTCTTGCCTCGCATCCACTCAGAGCTGCTGCAGCCAACAAGCAGGGCCCGAAGCACCCAGAGCCATGTTGGACATCCCCATACCCACTGGTGA